The DNA region CAATATCCATGGATGATCTGTTTGATTACGTGGAGGGGCGTTCAGCATGATCACCGGATCGTAATCCAAAGTACGACGCATTCATGGGCATTATGTGGCCAAGGCATAAACGGTATATATAGAGATTTTTCATAGAACATAGAAATATGATCATCATACTCTTACCCGCAAATGGATCTGCGGTAAAACAGAGGTTTTGATGGAAGCTGAAAGCCCAGATACTTAGCTATGGAAAGTTCTATAAATATATGGATAATGTCTATATACAATGATAATGGCTGCCAGACCTATGCTATACCCATACAACGGGGAGAGAGGATCATCGTATGATTACCCTGGCCGCCATGGATTTGCACACAGCTATTTTCTCAAATGCGGAAGAAGATATCATATAACGGATAAAAATGCTGAAGAATCTTACCCTAAATGTATCAGAACAGCGAGGATGCAGTTCGATCTTGAGAATACGCATCCGCGGATCTGCAGGGTCAATTCCAGATCAGATCGAACATGTCGCTGTGATGTGTGCGATCCAGCCATGGACGGTGATCAGAGCGCATCAAAAAATATAAACAAGATAGGATTGATCAAGCCAAGATCAATGTGTTTGAATACACGCATGGGGAATTCGCAACCTCTGATCCTGGCGAAGCAATAACAAGTACAAGCGAAGTCAATTTCGCTGAAAGGGCGCCAGATGGCTTCATATCAGGATCAGCTAAGAAATAAGTAAAGATCCATACAACAGAAATATGAACCCTCGGAATATGGCAGATTCAATGACTTGATGACAGGCAGTACCATGCAGAAGATCGATACAGCCGGAAAACTGGTGGACGTATGAATAATCTGATCATAATGATAATAGTGCTGATAGGTGCAATTGCGATAGATATAATCTTCGGCGAACCGAAGGAATACATACATCCAGTTGTTTTCTCGGGAAGAGTTTCGAAAAGGATCGAGGGTTATTTCAGGCGGAACGATAACAGAATACTGGCAGGATCAATATTTGCCGTTTCTGTAATAATCATAACAGCAATACCATATTTTCTCGCAATTTATCTCTCAAGTTTTGTTGTTGTCATCTATGTGATCGTTTCCATGGTTGTGCTGAAGACAACCTTTTCCATCTCATCGATGGGGGATCATATACGTTTGATCGTGGAATCGCTGAAAAACGGCAATATAAACGATGCGCGCGTCTATCTTTCAAGGGTTGTAAGGAGAGACACTACAAATCTTAATGAAAATGAAATATCCTCTGCTGCGATAGAGACGATTGCAGAAGGACTTGTGGACGGCTATATGACGCCGCTGTTTTTCTTCATCTTTT from Thermoplasma sp. Kam2015 includes:
- a CDS encoding cobalamin biosynthesis protein — protein: MNNLIIMIIVLIGAIAIDIIFGEPKEYIHPVVFSGRVSKRIEGYFRRNDNRILAGSIFAVSVIIITAIPYFLAIYLSSFVVVIYVIVSMVVLKTTFSISSMGDHIRLIVESLKNGNINDARVYLSRVVRRDTTNLNENEISSAAIETIAEGLVDGYMTPLFFFIFLGIPGAFIARIINTLDSMYGYKDRQNFEFGRFSALMDTVINYIPARLSWFFIGFSADVLNYRHKIISPLKYIRRFDSVNAGWPISTIACALNLRLEKKGSYIVNDDGYPPSVKDIERTMRVFYVAVYSYTIIFVLPLLVAMAFIL